CAGAGGCCACATGCAAACTAATTAATGACATGCTTATATTTTGGCTTTTATTTTTGTGCTCAACATGTTTTAAGAGAATCTGCAGAGCACCTATAAATAGGGGATAGGAAGAGGAAACGAATCATCTCATATTCAATCTCCATCTCCATCCCTATCTTTCCTGCTCCCTCTCTGTGTTGTCTCTCTGAGACTGTCCCATCCTCATGGCTGTTAGCAAGTCCATGCTGTGTGTTGTTCTTATTCTCATTATCCTCGGGGTGGCTTTCACTGCTGAGGGCAGACCTCTGAAGGAAGACAAGACCAAGACCAAGACCAAGACCAGTATGTGCAGCAGATGCTGGACACAGAGTGACATGAGTTCCAAAGGAACGGTGGAAGGCACCATTGCACCCTCTGAAGAGAATGGCAATGGCAGCGGACGGTTGGTGGGCAACGACGATGTTCGACCTACAAACCCAGGACACAGCCCCGGCGTGGGCCACTAATCTGGCTCGATCGATCCAACGTGTGTGATTTAAGATGCTTGGTTTCTCATCTTTCGTATATaagtttcatcatcatcatcatcatcatcatcatttatcTCCTTCTAATTATTGTATTGTGTTCATCTGCGTTTAGATCAGGTTTGGCTTTTCCTTATCGCACTGTATTACTTTTGTTTCACCGCAATTTCATTCAGTCCGAACGATTGTTGTCTGAAGAAACACTGTCGATGTTTGTGGTTATGAAAGCTCGAGTTTATTGTGTTTTGGCATTTAAACGTCCCACGTATCAGTTTCCGCGCATTctttatgcatgcatgcatgcgcagCACACGTCGAGTTGCACGTCTCACGTACCAGCAGTTCTCATCACAAGAGACGATTCTGCTTACTTGAATACTCCTTTTGCACATATCTATATATAAACCCTCGAAGCTTATGCACCGGTAAATTAGATTTGGTCGCGCCTGAGCAGATTCCGATGCTCCACCTATGTTTGTAAGCCTACCAACATACATGTTGTGTGTGCACTGGATTCAATCTTGTTGTTGTATGCTACATTGCCATGTGGATCCTTTGACTGAAGTCTGATCACCACGGGACTTCAGTGAACTGCtgatctctgtctctctctctctctctctcacacacacacacacacacacgcacgcacTCACGCACGCATATAAGCCTTCATCTGACAGAATTAATGGGCATGGCCTGCAAGTCACCTGATGACTGCAAAGAATCGAGTTGAACGCATCGGAGACTTGTTCAGTGAAATCTTTGTACAATTCCTATAAAAATAACTACACGTAACTTAGAATTTGATGTTGTTCCAGTGCATGGCATGATCTACAGTGACCATCAGGCTCCTGCCATTTAATTTTGTAGCTGCACCATGGAAAACAGCTAGCATTAGAACATTTAAAAATGGCCAGTCATGATCATTCAAAACCTTTGTTTGTTGTTTTTGTATGAGTATTATGATGCGAGTTCCTGGAGACAGGGAACCAACCAGCTGACAAGATCTCTCAGATCCCATCTCATGCTCTTCCAAATCAATTATTTTATGACTTCTCTTAACTGTAACATTCTCTGCCCCACCAAAGCTCACTTTCTCAGCTTTGTTCTTTAGAACATGTATTTTCTTTCTCTATAGATAAATACTTTTTTGTGAGACAAACTTGAGTTGGAGTTGGCATTTGCCACGTGTTTTCTTTCTATTCCTATTACTTTAGAGTTCCAAACCCTGCGCAAAGTACATGAAATGTGCTCGATGACTCCCTGAATCATATCAATGTTAGaactttagatatatatatatatatacacacacacacacataacacatcCGGAGCTTGGTAGTAAGAATTATGTCTAGGTTGTTCAATGAAACAATTGGCAAGTGATGTGGTTGGAACGCATGGGTTCCTTATCATCCTCTACAGTTGTTAGGTGGCTAGAATGCTCTATAGTAAGACGGTGTATGTTGTCATGACAGTTCGCCTGAGTGCGGCCAGCAGTACACTCCAATGTGGTGCCCAAACTTCGATACGATGGTATGCATTATATTAAGAGATGCATGCACGGGTATGTATTACATTGAGAGACGCAAAGCAACTTTTGTTGTGGATCTCAAAGGAATATGCGTCGGATGTCTGCTAAGTGAATTGTCCCATCTGAAAGCTTTTAAGAGTTAGCGATGTTCTTGTTCTTGTTGTCGCTTGGAAACGTCGAAGAGTCGGCGATGGAGGAGGTGATACCCATGGCAGCATCTGCACCACCACGTTCGTCTCCTCTGCATCGAGACCCACTGTCATCACGCAGTACCATAAATCCGTCGCATCTTGCTTCTCTTGTCGGTGGACAGCTCGATggaccggcggcggcggcggactcTGTCCTTGGAGCTGCCAAAAcgagatggtggtggtggtggtagcaCAGTTCTCTCCGTGTTCATTTGAGATTACAGGCAGCTCGATCTCTTATCATCATCATATAACAAAGAGAGGAAAAAACTTAACCAAACTGCAAATTGGGCATCCAATATCCGAAAAATACAAGACATGCAAGAACCGGAACTGACACACCACCTCATGGTTCTATCATGTGACGAGATTTATAAGATGAAAGCTATACAATCCAAGATATAGTAGTAGCATACGACTGGTTGCAAAACATAAGTCTATATTCCTGCATTCTCCAAAATGTCCAAAAGTATCTTGACTGAGGCATATTTGCATATAAAACCTTGTAAATTTCCAAAGTTCTCTCAATGCATTCCAAGAGTTACAGTTAGATGCAATCTGATAAATCTGGCTAATCACTGCAAGTTAATGAGTTCATACACACATCGATACGAATGAATAAGAACTCAGCTTGGCGGCACTGCCTGAGGTTTAGTTTCTTAGGGtatagatagaaatctaatgcaaGAGAAAAAGAGTAAAAGAGGTGAAATTAGTAAATCTGAAACATATATAGCACACAAGAAAACCATTTTCATTTAATTTGAGATCAACCAGATGTAGTTAATATTAGAAACAGCACctctttccccccccccccccccccccttctaggCTAGCGGGATAACACATAGCATCTTTGGTGGAGAAGATCCATTCTACTGAAACTTAAAAGAGTTAACCAAGTACTAACATGCCACCAACTGTAACTGATGCTGAAAACAACTGCAGCGTTGAAACTCATGATCAAATCGTGAATGATCTGATTTGGAATGATCTGATTCTCCACAACTATGGGATCGGTAAGACATCAACATGCAGCAGCAGTCTGCGGTGGTGAGGACCCTTTCCCCCCATTAACTTGCATTCATCTGCTACCATCTGCACACAATCTGAAAAGCACATCCACCAGAACAATTTGGTAGCCCAATCTTAAATCTAAACCAGCGCCTTACCCGACAGCTCTCTAGTCATCCATCCAAACCAAACTAATGGCAGGTCAATCAAACAAAGGGAGGATACAGGAGGCATAAATAATATCTACCGTGCCTTCGCCAGGGATTGGACTGATCGACTAGACACACCATGCAAGAGCTTTACAAATCCTAGAAAACTTAGCTTCCCGTCAGTGTGCCTTATCCAATCATGTAGAACAGCATGTACAGGTACAGAAGGGCCGAGGCCTAGTTCCTGCAATTAAAATATGAAAAAGAGGGGAGATTTCTGATTAGGATGCCAACTCCAACACAGAAGCCAAGCAAATAACCTTCGAAAAATAAAACAACTAGCACACGGTATCCGAAAATATACGTCAAGCAAAACCAACCATCCTCATTTCTCAAACCTTACCACTTGAGATAAATGACAACATTGCCCAACTATTAGCGTATGCAACATTGTGCTTTCTGTGTGTATTCATGATATATGTGGTTAATATGGATATGCGTGCAGAAAAAAACAACTATGTGGGGTCATATAAgcaaaaaaccttatatttcagagCTACAGATTTAAATTACATGGCACACCCCTATGCTGGTCAGTGACAAGCATGATGTGCCAACATAGGCAAACTGACAGCACCAAATGGGAACGAATGCAAGTTCTGCCAGCTCAACACCTCACTCAACTTTGGACTAGGTAGGTTTCAAGTTTCAACTAAATCCTGCAACGGTTATTTAATGCCTTCAAGATCTCAACACATCCATCAATTGATAATTCATACTATATCACATGCAAAAGAGAACATCATGCATACCGAGGCAAGTTCTTCGATTACAATAGCCCGATTGCCGTCCTTCTCAAAAAGCTCATAAGCACAACGGGCATGTTGCTCCCATCTATCCAGACCTTCAAGCTGATGAACACTTAATGCAGCTGCACAGAACTCATCAAAATCCATTCTTCTGTATTGAAGAGCACTGAGCTGGCAAAACAATATACAGGTTTCCACAGAGTACTCAAACTAATAAGTTCAATGTTAAATAAGTAAAAAAGGCactaggcaaaagatctgcacatTACCGAAAGAAGAAATTCCTGAACGCGTGATTCCTTCATTGCATCAGTTGCATTTTTCATCAAGGCCTgatcaagaaataaaattcagcatAAAAGAACAACTAAATATCCAATCTCCTTCAGTTAATTTCTCTAAAGAAATGAGTACATAAAACTAACCAACTTGATATTTTCAAGAGTTATGCACCCATTTTTGTTAGGCTCCAATAGAGCAAATTGTCCCTTGAGATAAAACAATTCATCTACGGTCAATGTCTTTGACAAAGCCTgcaacattcacaaaaagatttaatCATTTACCTTACATTATCAGTTGTATAGAAGCAAAACTGAAATTTACAGTGCACTCAATTGAGGCCGAAACTCAATTTTACAGATTTTAGTTAAAAATTCTAGCATTTGGGGTCTCTTGAAGCTTAATATGGCGACAGGTAATTGCAAACCTTAATCGTGATCATCATACATACCAATAATTTTCAATCTAGTTAACTGGAAATTGGATACTTGTTACCTAGAAACCAACACACAaataaacaaaatttcaaactggaAAGTATACTGGATAACCTTAAAAAGGCAGTCACACTACATTCGACCATGGAACTAAACATCAGCCAATTCCAAGTACTTGGATTTTTATTGAACGAAACAGGGCAATTGAAGTCGTTAAAAAGCACTCCATGCATTTAGAATCACATATAAGTTGAATGATATAAATGAAATTCATGATAGCACCCACCCTTAAAGCAGCCTTACGGAGAGACGACGAACGTAGATAAGCTTTAATTAGTCGAAATATAAGGATATCTAGTGGAACTTTGATATCATTGTAATTTCTAGTCCACGGATGACCTGCAAACAGGAAGTAGTTAGTTCTTTGGAGAAACAACATAATTAGACAGAATCCATGAGGATGCTCACATAGAGCTTGAGAAGCCGTCATTCTTCTTCGTGGATCCTTACTTAACAAGCGCTTCACAAAATCTTTGGCCTCAGGAGAGAGAGAAGGCCAAGGAAGTTCTGTAAAACTTGGATCAGCTTTTAATACTGCCCTAAAGATACCAGACTCTGTTCGAGCCCAAAATGGGCGACTGCCACATAGAAGAATATATGCAATTACGCCAATACTCCACACATCTGCTTCTGTGCTGTAAGATCTATGCAAAACTTCGGGTGCAACATAATATGCACTACCAACAATGTCATTCAATCTTTCATCTAAAGATCACAAATGCCAAATTTTTAGAAACAGTCCAGATATAGAGATTAGATGGGCAATTGAGATATAACTAACAATTGAAACTGCTAGCCAGGGAACATATAACAGACAACATGAACTAACCTGGTTTTACAAAGTCTGATAAACCAAAATCTATAGCCTTCAGCTGGGAATTCTCATCCTTGGAAGTAAAAAGAAAATTCTGAGGAAAAGAAAGCAACCACTATTTATTAAAAAACACAATATTTAgccaaatattaaaaaaagataaacCATGACCATTTAGGGTGAATAAAACAACCATAAATAGACATCTCAATAGACCTGCCaggtaaacaaaaattaaaacaaatTGGTGAGGGAAGTGTATATTAATTCTCACCACAAATAAGCACAGGTATTGCAGCAAGGAAGACAGATAATATGTAAACTAAGTAGAAGCTTCAAGTAAGTAAATAAAAAGGCCTGACAAGGATATTAGGTAATTACAGAATTTAGGTTCCTTTCGTAATGCCCACAGAAGATAAATACAATAAAAAGGCAACTTGGTTTTACTATTCCCAAGACTCCTGCAATACAAGCTTTCACAGGGCAATGTTTTGACCCTAGTTTAATCAGATGCAAATTTCAACTAGATCTGGAAAAAATAGAGGTATAGATCGTCCAACTTAAGCAATAGACAATACTACCTTGAAAAGGAACTGATCCgctatcaaaattgagaaaccaATTCTGCTGTGTAAATTTAACGGATACAAAATTCAAAGCTGAAGGATATTATTCCTCGATAGTGGCAATCTCTTGCAGCAATACTTGTACCACTTTGCTAATTACTTCTATCTACAAATCTAGCTATCTGCAACTAACTTATATATatgcattgaaaaaaaaaatagttagcAGATACTAGCAATATGAACATTAAAGCAATAGTAAGTAATACAAACACAATAACCTTTACTACCAAAAAGAAAGCTTGAGAAGATAGCTCATCAGATTACTGTGAAACTCATAAAGAATGATTCAAAGACATCATGGAAGCAATAGTCACTCCAGTTACACACATTATCAAGAAAATACAacaatacatcaaaataaatggaAAGAAGATCTCCTAACCGGCCACAATATTAAGAAAGGTGAGAAATTTATTAACCTTCATGcaaggtcaaaaaaaaaaagtcatggcTAGTTAAACTAGAAATGCTGCAAACTTAAACAACTACAGACAGAAGTTTCAAGTTGTagagacacaaaaaaaaaaagaagacatgAAGTACATTATTACTAGGGTACACAGAAAAAGTGCTTGTTAACCATCTAATTCATGTTCCTTTAATCAATAACCACACATCCCTAACCCTAAAAAGAACATTATTACAGTTCCACAGAAAGCTAACAGAGAGCAGATCTGAGACTCATAATAAGATCCAAAAAGACCTGTGCCTTCAAGT
The window above is part of the Musa acuminata AAA Group cultivar baxijiao chromosome BXJ1-1, Cavendish_Baxijiao_AAA, whole genome shotgun sequence genome. Proteins encoded here:
- the LOC135673330 gene encoding CDPK-related kinase 5-like, translating into MGICYGKLASPENHDPSLSPTPKKKEEVSTKKEGEGEPGVTVAEERTSKPWTSPFFPFYSPSPAHSLFSKKSPSVASEGGGSATATPRRFFKRPFPPPSPAKHIRALLARRHGSVKPNEAAIPEDEGEEGRAVAGLDKSFGFSKGFTSKYEIGEEVGRGHFGYTCTAKLKKGESNGQQVAVKVIPKAKMTTAIAIEDVRREVKILRALTGHNNLVHFYDAYEDNDNVYIIMELCEGGELLDRILSRGGKYSEDDAKAVMVQILNVVAFCHLQGVVHRDLKPENFLFTSKDENSQLKAIDFGLSDFVKPDERLNDIVGSAYYVAPEVLHRSYSTEADVWSIGVIAYILLCGSRPFWARTESGIFRAVLKADPSFTELPWPSLSPEAKDFVKRLLSKDPRRRMTASQALCHPWTRNYNDIKVPLDILIFRLIKAYLRSSSLRKAALRALSKTLTVDELFYLKGQFALLEPNKNGCITLENIKLALMKNATDAMKESRVQEFLLSLSALQYRRMDFDEFCAAALSVHQLEGLDRWEQHARCAYELFEKDGNRAIVIEELASELGLGPSVPVHAVLHDWIRHTDGKLSFLGFVKLLHGVSSRSVQSLAKAR